A stretch of DNA from Clostridium sp. JN-9:
CTTAAAAAAAGCTCCCACGCAAGACTTTTGTCTAAGTGGGAGTATTTTTTATTCTGCTGCTAATTTTTCATTATCTTCCTCAGTTCCAACATTAGCTTCAACAGCTCTTTGAGCTAATAGTTCTGGAAGTATGGATGAAAGTGAACCAAACAATATAAATAAAATACCAACAATCATATTAAATGGAATAGCCTCATGGAGTATAATAAGTGCTAGTATTGGCGCTAAAATTGGTTTAAAGAAAAATACCAAAGAAGTTGTCTTTGCAGAGGTTTTTTCCATTGCCATAAAGTAGCAGGCAAATCCTACTCCTGTATTAATAATGAAAATAAATAATGCTATAGGAAGTACGCTTAAAGAGTACCCTTTAAATATAGGAACATTTGCAAATATAGCTAGTCCATTTGAAAAGAACCATTGTGCCACTGAAGGAATATGAGTGACTCCAATTAAAACAAGCAGCTCAAGTCCTCCAAATAAGAAACCAAAACAGGTAACCACTATACCGCCATATTCGGCACATTTCTTTTTGCCGCAGACTCCATAAAGAGCAAAGGTTAAAGTAGCTGCAATTGACAGTGTAATGCCGGTTACGCTAAGTTTAACATTTAATGGATTTATAATTATTATTGTACCAATAACCTCAAAAATCAAAGCTATTACATTGTTTTTATGAATGGCTTCCTTTAACAGGACAAATGCAAGTATTGTTACAAAAACAGGATTACTGCTGAATAAAACAGCAACTACAGAAGCTTTTGTATTTTGCACTGCCAGCTGATACAGCATCATGCTTATAAAAATGCCTATAAATCCTAAAAAAGCAAAATATAATAAATCTTGTTTTGAAACGGAAGAATGTTTCTTTTTAAGTGCATGAACAGCAAATGGAACTAAAAATAATCCGCCTATAAAAAATCTTGTAAAGGTAAGCTGTATAGGATTAAAGATTCCAGATACAAGCTTCAATGCTATTTCCATTGTACTAAAAATAATGGTTGTCAAAAAAATGTATAAGTATCCCTCTTTCATATTAATTGCCTCCAATTTTTCTACAATTATTAAGAATATTACGAATTTTTGGACCTTTTTTTCCACCGCTTTCTAGTATATAATATTCATATATGTATGTCCAATACATATTTACTATTTTTTTTATGCAGTAAAACTATATTTTAGCAGGTGAGACAAAATGGATTTTAAAGAATTGCAGTATATTTTATGTATTGCTAAAAATAACAGTATTTCAAAAGCAGCCAAGGAATTATATATATCACAGCCGTCTTTAAGCAAATATCTTCAGAATTTTGAAAGAAAGCTTAATATAAAGTTCTTTGACAGAGCAGGAAATAATTTTATTTTAACTTATGCAGGGGAAACATATATAAGGTATGCTAAAGAAATATTAAGAATAAAGAAGGATCTAGATGATGAATTTTTTGACATAGTACATCATAAAAAAGGAAGACTGAATGTTGCCTGTGGAATAGTAAGGAGTCCATATCTTATACCGGAGACTGTTCCCAGGTTTAAAGAAAAGTATCCCAATGTAGAAATAAACTTTTTAGAGGAAACTGAATCTAATAAAATAGATAAGCTTTTAATCAATGGTGATGCAGACATAGGAATATTTAATTATTCAGGGCACAACCCAATGCTGGATTGTGAACTTCTTAAAAATGAGGAAATCATAATGGTAGTGGGGAGAAATCACCCTCTGGCTTACAAAGGAAAGAAAATAGAAGGATGCAGATATCCATGGATTGATATTAAAAGATTTAAAAATGATAGATTTGTAATTAACCAAACAGATCAAAGGAGCGGGGAGATAGCAATTAATCTTATTAATAAGATGAATACAAAGCCTGATATTGTAATGAAAACCAGAAGCGTTGAATGTGCTATCCGTTTAGCCTCCTATGGTTTTGGAATTTACTTTGGCCTGGAAACTCATTTGAAGCATATTAATTTGAAAGAAGCCCCAGTTTATTTTTCCATAGGAAACCCTAAAATGACAGATAAACTTTTTGCAGTGTACAGAAAAAACAGTTATCAGCCACAATATGTACAGGATTATATTAGTATGGTAAAGGAAGCGGTTTGTGGATAAGTAAGAGGGAAGAACTAAGAAGTAAGAAGTAAGTTGTTTTGCATCCTTCATATGTCGCACTAAATTACCACTATGGCACAGTATAAGGCTGGTTAATATTAAAATTGATATTAATTATAGAAATACCATAAATCCTATGTTATAATCTTCTAGTACAATTCAATATAGTTTAATGTGGGCTACTGGTATCACTCATCCCTGCTGAAGGGAGGTGATACATATGAGTAACGACGTTTTAATGTTGCTATTTCAAGGTGGTTTATTCTTAATTGGGGGCTGTCGCATTAGCATAAAAAAATATGCTAACGCGGCAGCATTTTTTTTGTGTTTTATAGAAAATTTAATGATATTTTAGTCCCCAATGAGCTTGATAATTAAAAAAAGACGCACTTTAATAAGCCTTTCATATTAAGGCTTTTTTTGATTTGCAGAGTTTTTAAAATTTTAAAGTTTGATAATTATGCACCTTTTTTAAGTGGAAAAAGATGCGTTTCAGTTCTATCTAACTGAATTTTATTATGTAGCTTATTTATATTATGTGCCATTGCTAACAAAATACTTTCTGCCAAAACATTCTTTTTACCTTTGCATAGATATCTACGAAATCCCATATCCTGTTTTATCTCTCCAAAAGAGCCTTCGGCTTGAATACTTCGATTCATTCTCAACTCGCAACCATCATCACTTATAATTCTTTCAAGATCCTCTTTGCGAAGCATGTTGAATAGTTTTGAAGTCTCAAGATTTTTAACCCTTTCTTCTAATGGCGTTTTACAGTTATGTCCTCTTATGCATTTACTCTTGTAAACACAGTTACTGCAGTCCTCACAAGTATAGATTGTTTTTTCACTTATATAGCCAGTCTTACTTTTCCTTTTTACTATTTTATTTACTGTTAGTTTCTTATTATTTTTGCAAGTATAATAATCGCCCAATTCAGTATAATCCATGTTTTCTATTCTGCTTATATCATGTTTATATTTTCTTGTTTTTGATATTTCATAATTTGCTGGTTTAATATATGATAGCTGTCCATTTTCTTTGATATAAAGATAATTTTCTTCACTCTCGTAACCTGAATCCGCATCAATTTTAAAATACTTAAAGTACAAGGAATTCTCCATGCTTTTTATAAATGGAATCAATGTTGTTGTGTCCCCAGGCTTATCGCAAACAGTAACCCATACTATATATTGGGAATCTACTCCATTCTGAACATTGTAACCTGGTTTTAACTGACCATTTTTCATAGCATCCTCTTTCATCCTCATAAAGGTTGCATCTTTATCTGTCTTGGAATAGCTATTACGTTTACCGCAGGTATGGATTTTCTGTGTATATTCTTTTAACTTTCTAAGGTATTCCTCAAGTTTTTCAATAGAACGTTGAATAGGAGTTTTCCTTTTACCACATCCATGTACAAATTCAATATTTTCTTCCTTTTTCAAGGCGTAAAGCTTTTTGCGTAGCTTTTTTACATGTTTCATTTTTACTTTGTTTTCGTATACAAGCTTTATTCCATACAATTCCTCACATTCGGCTACAAAATCAGCTAATTTAGAAAGTAATCTCTCCAGGTTTTTTGAAACTGCTTTTTTCCAGACGAAAGTATACTTGTTAGCACATGCCTCTATCTTTGTACCATCAATAAATATAGTATCTCCTGATATTTCTCCAATCTCATAAAGAAAATTTGACATTTCAGCCATTATTGTTTCTGAGCACGGGGCAAAATGAATACTACGAAATCTTGCAAAAGTAGAATGATCTGGTGCTGGTGAACCTTCTAAAAGGTACATGAAATTTACATCTCTTTTGCAGGATAGCTCCATTGCTCTTGATGAATAATTATGATTCATATAGGAGTAAAGTACAATCTTCAGCATCTGACGTGGCGTAGCCTGATTTTCCCTTATTCGGGAATAAGTCGAATATAAATCTGTTAAATCCATCTCCTCTACAAATTGACTTAGCAAACGCACTGAATCATTATTGGGAATCATGTACTCAATATTTAATGGAAGTTTTAATTGATAATTTCCACGATATAAAGTATAATTTTTGTGTGAATTAATGTATTTTCTCATATGTTAATTTTACTATAAATCTTTCACTCTTTCGAGTGGAAGATTTATTTTTATGTAAAAAAGCTGCCGCACCAATTATTTTAGTGCAACAGCCCCTTACTTATAGAAAAAATCTCAAAAAAATAGTAGCCCCAGTCACAATTGGATAGCTACTATTTTTAATAAAAATTTAGTGATACCAGTTGCCTAAGCAACTAGAATTGTATACTATAGGGTGTTAGCAGCACCCTATTTTTATTTTCTATACGTTTATTTATATTATATCAAAATTTATATAAAAATAAACATTTATTTTTGAATAATACAGCTTTAATTTTTAATTTAATTTTTATTTTTGTTCATAAACACTTTCTTCAGGATAAATAAATGATTGATATAATTTGTTCATTTCATTGACTTGATTACTGCCAATTGAGTACCAATTACTATCGAAATACAATTTTCCGCCTATAAAATAAAATAACTGATAACGAAATCATTATTTTTTTATATATATTCACCTCCTAACTATTTATTATTCGATTGTAGCATAATATAAGAAAATTATGAAATAACTATTTTAAAATTTAAAACATTATATTATTATATAGCTAATTCTTTTCATATAATTTTCGTATATCTTTTAGACCTTGCTGGATTTCATGTTTTGAAAAATTATATTCGAGAAGTTTCACATTATCCCACTCACTAAGTTTTTTATAGAAAAATAATGCAGTTTCTAAATTTTTTTTGGTTTTCCGAGTTTCTATAATTTCAAAAAGAATATTTTCAGCTTCGTTAACTTTGCCTTCATTTAGGTATTTTTTTATCATGAACTCTAATAATTCATCTTCTGAAATCGTTATATTATAATTTTCTATATCAACATCGCTTTTCACAGCATCTTTTCCTGCAAAAAGAGCAACGGCTGTATTTACTACTGATTTTATAATTCTTAAAATATAATCTTTTTCAAACATTTATCACTAAGTCCTTTCATTTATTGCAGTGAATAAGGTTGTGATGTAATAATTTAACTTTTTGTTTATTTCGTCATATCCTACCATTGTAACACAGTATTAAGAAAGATACTGTTACCTTTCAGTTACAGGTAACAGTGAGCTGGTAACCATTGGTTACTAATATGAAAAAAGGTGGAATTTGTAACATTATTAATTATTATGTAAAAAAAATTTAAATAATTATTATTTTCTAAGAAGGAATTTTTAAATTTATGTCGAATTATAATTATTAAAAGATAATAAATGAATTATTACTGGATAATAACTCTTTATTGTGATAAGATATTATTAGACTATTAGGACAAATTTTCAAATAGCAGATTTACTTTACATTTATATGGTATTTAAGTTCTGCTGTTGTTTAGAATTATGCCAAATCTTACGTTTTTATTTAAAACGTATTCAATATAAGGAGGGAGATATATGTTTTTTAAGACTACTGAAGAACATGAAAATTTAAGGAAGAAAATCAGAGAATTTGCTGAAGAGGAAGTAAAGCCTATTGCATTTACTTTGGATCAGGAAAATGAATTCCCATGGGATGCTGTTCATAAGCTTGCCAAAATGGGAATGATGGGAATACCATATCCAAAGGAATATGGCGGGGCTGGTCTTGATGTAATCAGCTATGCTATTGCTGTTGAGGAGCTGTCCAGGGTTGATGGCGGTACAGGAGTTATTCTTTCAGCCCATACATCATTGGGTACATATCCTATTGCTGCCTTCGGAACAGAAGAACAGAAGCAAAAGTATTTAGTTCCAATGGCAAAGGGAGAGAAATTAGGAGCATTTGGTCTTACTGAAGAAAATGCAGGAAGTGATGCCGGTGGCACAGAAACCACTGCTGTATTGGATGGAGATCATTATATTTTAAATGGTGAAAAGATATTTATTACAAATGCTGGAAAAGCTGATGTTTATGTTGTTTTTGCTGTTACAACACCAGATATAGGAACTCATGGCATTAGTGCATTTATTGTAGAAAAGGGTTGGGAAGGATTTACATTTGGTACACACTATGACAAAATGGGTATTCGTTCTTCTGCAACTGCAGAACTTGTTTTCAATAATGTAAAAGTTCCAAAGGAAAATCTTTTAGGCAAAGAAGGACAGGGCTTCAAAATTGCAATGGCTACCTTGGATGGCGGTCGTATAGGTATTGCAGCCCAGGCTCTTGGTATAGCACAGGGTGCTTATGAAAATGCTTTAGAGTATTCAAAAGAAAGAGTTCAGTTTGGAAAACCTATATGCCAGCAGCAGGCTATATCTTTCAAACTTGCAGATATGGCTACAAAGCTTAGAGCATCAAGACTGCTTATTTACAGTGCAGCTGAGCTTAAGCAGAATCATGAAAGATACAGTATGGAAGCAGCTATGGCAAAGCAATATGCATCTGATTCCTGCTTAGAGATAGTAAATGATGCTCTTCAAATCTTTGGAGGAAGCGGATACCTGAAAGGCATGGCAGTTGAACGTGCATACAGAGATGCAAAGATTTGTACAATTTATGAAGGAACAAATGAAATTCAGCGTGTGGTTATTGCAGCTAATATCATTGGTAAAATGCCAAAGAGTGATGCTGTAAGAAGTTCTCACAGAGAGCCTGCTACAGGATATCGTAAGAAGATTATATTCAAGGATGGAACAATTGAAGATCAGGTTAACGCTCTTGTAGATGCTCTTAAGAAGGATGGATATGATTTCACAGTTGGAATTCCTATAGATACACCTATTACTAAGGCTGAAAGAGTAGTTAGCGCTGGTATGGGTGTAGGTGAAAAGAAGAATATGAAGCTTATAGAAGACCTGGCAGTTCAGGCTGGTGCAGCTATAGGTTCATCTCGTCCTGTTGCTGAAACGCTTAAGTATGTACCATTGAATCGTTATGTTGGTATGTCTGGCCAGAAGTTTAAAGGAAATCTATATATTGCCTGCGGTATTTCCGGTGCAGGTCAGCATTTGAAGGGAATAAAGGAAGCAAGTACAATTGTTGCTATAAATATTGATCCAAATGCTAAGATATTTAAAAATGCAGACTATGGCATAGTAGGAGATATGATGGAGGTTATTCCAGTGCTTATTAAAGCTTTAGATAATGGAGAAGCTAAGAAGCCGGCTCCACCAATGAAGAAGATGAAGAGAGCTATTCCAAAGAAAGTTACCCCAACATGGAAACACTATGTATGTAATGGATGCGGATATGAGTATGATCCTGGTGTTGGAGACCCAGATGGAGAAATTGCTCCGGGTACTTTATTTGAGAATATTCCTGATGAATGGAATTGCCCAGCCTGCGGTGAAGGAAAAGACATGTTTATTGAAGTCTAATTTCAATTTTAAATAATGAGTTTTAGTGAAGGAGGATTTAATATATGTATTGTGTAAGAGAAATAACTGAGGATCTTTATTGGGTAGGTGGTAACGATCGCCGCCTGGCCCTGTTTGAAAATGTTCATCCAATTCCAAGAGGAGTTTCATATAATTCCTATCTTCTGTTAGATAAGAAGACAGTGCTTTTTGATACTGTGGATTGGTCAATCTGCCGTCAGTTCCTTGAAAATATTAAGGAAGTTTTAGGTGACAGACCACTTGATTATATGGTAATCAATCATATGGAGCCTGACCATGCAGCCTGCATTGAAGAGATACTGCTTAGATATCCCAATGTAAAAATTATATGCACAGAAAAAGCATTTATGTTTATGAACCAGTTCGGATTCCATATAGATGGAAAGGTAACAAAAGTTAAAGAAGGCGACACCATGTCCTTTGGAAAACATAATGTAGTATTTATTTATGCTCCTATGGTACACTGGCCTGAAGCTATGGTTACATTTGATACAACAAATGGTGTATTGTTCTCAGCTGATGCTTTCGGCTCATTTGGCGCACTAGACGGAAAAATGTTTAATGATGAAGTTAACTTTGATAGAGACTGGATTGATGATGCCAGAAGATATTATACAAATATAGTTGGAAAATACGGCCCTCATGTTCAGTCTTTGCTTAAAAAAGCAGGCACTATTGACATTAAGACTATATGCCCTCTTCATGGACCAGTATGGAGATCTAACTTGGGATATTATCTTGATAAATATGATAAATGGAGCAGATATGAACCTGAAGAAAAGGGTGTACTGATTGTTTATGGAACAATGTACGGCAATACAGAGGCTGCTGCTAATGACTTGGCCACAAGGCTTGTTAAAAAGGGAATGACCAATGTTGTTATGTATGATGCTTCAAAAACTGATGTTTCTTATTTAATTTCTGAAACATTTAAATACAGCCATTTGGTACTTGCATCTGTAACATACAATCTTAAGATTTATCCTCCAATCCTGAATTATTTATCACATATGAAGGCATTAAATCTTCAAAAACGTACAGTAGCTCTTATTGAAAATGGTTCATGGGCTCCTCAGTCAGGCAAGCTTATGCATGAGTTATTGGATGATATGAAAGATATGAATATATTAGATAATGAAATGACAGTAACTTCCGCAATGAAACCAGATGACAGCGACTCAATGGATGCATTGGCTGACAGCATTATTCAGTCAATGAAGTAGTCTTAAAAACATAACTCCGGAAAACCTGCTTAAGGGTAACTTTATAGTTATTCTTAAACAGGTTTTTTATTTAATTAAGTTTTTT
This window harbors:
- a CDS encoding EamA family transporter — its product is MKEGYLYIFLTTIIFSTMEIALKLVSGIFNPIQLTFTRFFIGGLFLVPFAVHALKKKHSSVSKQDLLYFAFLGFIGIFISMMLYQLAVQNTKASVVAVLFSSNPVFVTILAFVLLKEAIHKNNVIALIFEVIGTIIIINPLNVKLSVTGITLSIAATLTFALYGVCGKKKCAEYGGIVVTCFGFLFGGLELLVLIGVTHIPSVAQWFFSNGLAIFANVPIFKGYSLSVLPIALFIFIINTGVGFACYFMAMEKTSAKTTSLVFFFKPILAPILALIILHEAIPFNMIVGILFILFGSLSSILPELLAQRAVEANVGTEEDNEKLAAE
- a CDS encoding FprA family A-type flavoprotein, with amino-acid sequence MYCVREITEDLYWVGGNDRRLALFENVHPIPRGVSYNSYLLLDKKTVLFDTVDWSICRQFLENIKEVLGDRPLDYMVINHMEPDHAACIEEILLRYPNVKIICTEKAFMFMNQFGFHIDGKVTKVKEGDTMSFGKHNVVFIYAPMVHWPEAMVTFDTTNGVLFSADAFGSFGALDGKMFNDEVNFDRDWIDDARRYYTNIVGKYGPHVQSLLKKAGTIDIKTICPLHGPVWRSNLGYYLDKYDKWSRYEPEEKGVLIVYGTMYGNTEAAANDLATRLVKKGMTNVVMYDASKTDVSYLISETFKYSHLVLASVTYNLKIYPPILNYLSHMKALNLQKRTVALIENGSWAPQSGKLMHELLDDMKDMNILDNEMTVTSAMKPDDSDSMDALADSIIQSMK
- a CDS encoding LysR family transcriptional regulator, producing MDFKELQYILCIAKNNSISKAAKELYISQPSLSKYLQNFERKLNIKFFDRAGNNFILTYAGETYIRYAKEILRIKKDLDDEFFDIVHHKKGRLNVACGIVRSPYLIPETVPRFKEKYPNVEINFLEETESNKIDKLLINGDADIGIFNYSGHNPMLDCELLKNEEIIMVVGRNHPLAYKGKKIEGCRYPWIDIKRFKNDRFVINQTDQRSGEIAINLINKMNTKPDIVMKTRSVECAIRLASYGFGIYFGLETHLKHINLKEAPVYFSIGNPKMTDKLFAVYRKNSYQPQYVQDYISMVKEAVCG
- a CDS encoding DUF6483 family protein encodes the protein MFEKDYILRIIKSVVNTAVALFAGKDAVKSDVDIENYNITISEDELLEFMIKKYLNEGKVNEAENILFEIIETRKTKKNLETALFFYKKLSEWDNVKLLEYNFSKHEIQQGLKDIRKLYEKN
- a CDS encoding IS1182 family transposase translates to MRKYINSHKNYTLYRGNYQLKLPLNIEYMIPNNDSVRLLSQFVEEMDLTDLYSTYSRIRENQATPRQMLKIVLYSYMNHNYSSRAMELSCKRDVNFMYLLEGSPAPDHSTFARFRSIHFAPCSETIMAEMSNFLYEIGEISGDTIFIDGTKIEACANKYTFVWKKAVSKNLERLLSKLADFVAECEELYGIKLVYENKVKMKHVKKLRKKLYALKKEENIEFVHGCGKRKTPIQRSIEKLEEYLRKLKEYTQKIHTCGKRNSYSKTDKDATFMRMKEDAMKNGQLKPGYNVQNGVDSQYIVWVTVCDKPGDTTTLIPFIKSMENSLYFKYFKIDADSGYESEENYLYIKENGQLSYIKPANYEISKTRKYKHDISRIENMDYTELGDYYTCKNNKKLTVNKIVKRKSKTGYISEKTIYTCEDCSNCVYKSKCIRGHNCKTPLEERVKNLETSKLFNMLRKEDLERIISDDGCELRMNRSIQAEGSFGEIKQDMGFRRYLCKGKKNVLAESILLAMAHNINKLHNKIQLDRTETHLFPLKKGA
- a CDS encoding acyl-CoA dehydrogenase family protein; the protein is MFFKTTEEHENLRKKIREFAEEEVKPIAFTLDQENEFPWDAVHKLAKMGMMGIPYPKEYGGAGLDVISYAIAVEELSRVDGGTGVILSAHTSLGTYPIAAFGTEEQKQKYLVPMAKGEKLGAFGLTEENAGSDAGGTETTAVLDGDHYILNGEKIFITNAGKADVYVVFAVTTPDIGTHGISAFIVEKGWEGFTFGTHYDKMGIRSSATAELVFNNVKVPKENLLGKEGQGFKIAMATLDGGRIGIAAQALGIAQGAYENALEYSKERVQFGKPICQQQAISFKLADMATKLRASRLLIYSAAELKQNHERYSMEAAMAKQYASDSCLEIVNDALQIFGGSGYLKGMAVERAYRDAKICTIYEGTNEIQRVVIAANIIGKMPKSDAVRSSHREPATGYRKKIIFKDGTIEDQVNALVDALKKDGYDFTVGIPIDTPITKAERVVSAGMGVGEKKNMKLIEDLAVQAGAAIGSSRPVAETLKYVPLNRYVGMSGQKFKGNLYIACGISGAGQHLKGIKEASTIVAINIDPNAKIFKNADYGIVGDMMEVIPVLIKALDNGEAKKPAPPMKKMKRAIPKKVTPTWKHYVCNGCGYEYDPGVGDPDGEIAPGTLFENIPDEWNCPACGEGKDMFIEV